The sequence below is a genomic window from Oreochromis niloticus isolate F11D_XX linkage group LG3, O_niloticus_UMD_NMBU, whole genome shotgun sequence.
ttttagttcagggGCCACATGGAGAAAAGTCTATTCTCAAGTGAGCCGGACTGTTAAAATCATGGTATATAtaacttaaaaacaacaacttcagactattttttttttttttaaatacagtcaacataaaaaataaagctagAGCCTGAGGACAGTGTGTCCAAAAGCACAACATAGCTATTACTTACAAAACACCTCAGGTTATTTGAAAATTCTGAGGACAACgaacacacaaccacacagtaCCTCAGTGATTTACAGAAGTATATCACAGATCACAGAACTCTATCAGTGTCTTATGCAGCACGTTCAGTGGGGTTGCAGAGTTTATTTGACTCCTGATACTTGGGATCTTTTAACTTTCACCAGCTCATCAATATCAGGCTTCATATCCTGAGTGGCAGCCAACTTCAGGATGTGATTCAAGTGCCTGTGTGTGAGCCTTGAgcacagttttgttttatttatgctcattacagagaaaacttGCTCACAAAGATATGTGGTTCCTAACATGCACAACAGTTTTGCAGCGAGGGCTGTCAAGTTGGGGCAACCTGGCAAGAGATTCTGAGAAAATGTGTTCAAGCCAGCTGCGGCAAATTTGCCCTTCAAATCCGCGTCACACTGCAAGTCTATTATTTCAAGTTGATTGCTGACGGGCAGATCAGAGGGATTCACGGTGAACGGCGAgcaaaaaactttgaagtctttCTCCAGTTCACCAAAAATCTGAAATCGTTGCTCAAACTCTAGTAACAGTCCCGTTATTTTATCTTTGAACCGCTTCATGTCTGTCACACTTTGGGTCGTGTGCACATTTTCAGACAGGGGAAGTGAGCTGCATCACCACCAGCCAGCTGTGTCTCCACAGTGACGGCTTCAAAGCACATCAGGTTTAAATTTTGTGGGCAAAACAAAGTAGCTCACAATTGCTATTGCGCCATCCAATGGACGCAAATGGAACAGCAGTTTCTTTTTTGAAAATTTGCATCTCATTTTTAGACTTTACAAAATCATCTTGTGGGCCAGATTAAACCCGTTTCATTTGATCTGATTCCATGAAGTATTATTTTGTGATCATTATAAGGTAACTAATAAAAAGTATTCAAATGTGCTAACCTGCAACGCAGTGAGTGTGTTACTTCACTGcgttggctgtagctcaggtggtagagcgggTCACCTACCTCcagtctacatgccaaatatccttgggcaagatactaaccccatgtttgcctactggtggtggtcagagggcccggtggcaccagtgtcaggcagtctcgcctctgtcagtgcgccccagggcagctgtgactACAATGTAACTTGACGTCACCAGTGTTTGAATGAGTGGATGattgaatgtagtgtaaagcgctttggggtccttaaggactaagtaaagtgctatacaaatacaggccatttagcattaaaacatgtacaAACTAAAATGTATCGTCTTCCTTGTTGTTGTAAGGTAATATTGAGCTTTTGGCTCAATGATATTTTTAGCTTTTCAGGTTAATTTCTCATATTTAATTGTGCCATAAATGATTATGTTTAAGTTTTCTGTTCattcaaaataacaaactacTGTCCTCTACTGTTCTCAGAGAGTCACCTATAAACTGTACATGCATGACTTTTCAcacaccgtgtgtgtgtgtgtgtgtgtgtgtgtgtctgtctgtctgtctgtttggaaagaaaagccttcaaacactgttattattataacatgaacacatacaaataaaaaaaacccttttccctctggtggacaaactctGTAACTACAACATGTTTCTAAAAGGCTTCAAGCCTACTTTGATATTTTTGCAGTTCCTCATTATGTCTGTTTGGAGATGTTGTAATGAGTGAATGAAGTCAGACTGTAGATTTTCTTTCTTCTAGCTGTActgactgacctttgacctcatgtGTTGAtgactcttcacctctgtctcctctcacaggagaagatgatctgcaggatcctgctgctcatcatcttcacctcatgtgtctctggttagtttacagcttcactttatgaactccaaataaagctcaacaacagatttgttccagttctcagtgtgtctgctcctctctttccctctctgtctcctcaacaggaTCATTTGTAGTCAATGTGACACAGACCTCCTATCAGGCAGAGGAGAACCACAACAAAAGGAAGAATATTAATGTATTTCTTTATAAATCACCATATTCTTTTGATGTTGCATTTTGAAATTATATATTAAATACTTATAATAAATGGCACAGTTGGCCAAATGGTGCCAAGTGTAAAATGGATTTAAAGAATTTCTTGAATGCGAACCAGTTTGTAATGTCTGACAAGGAAAACACATATCATGTCTGTCAGCGAGGGCAGCAGtctaaaataaattcaaatttttatttgtcacatacagtcatacacagtacgatatgcagtgaaatgcttatacaactgctcgtgacctaaagaaaaaaagaaaaggctatgaataagataggaaataaatatgaaaaattaaaaagggtaaatttaactaggaaggaataaaataaaatatatatatgaatttgttgaaaataaaataactgtacaacgCAAATTAGAATGAAGGGCAAATTTAACTGGGAAAGAATAGGATAAAATATATATggattaaagtttaaaataaaataactgtacagcaaaatacacagtacacagtatagaaatatataagaatgtatgaagaaatataaatatatatacaataacagcagcattttacaagtattaaatggaaatgaagaaatataatgtccagtgttgtgcaaaccacattGTAGGTGTCTTGTGCAGTGCAAATATGCTTAAAGTGATTAAGTGTAAACAAAGTCCAGactgtccagtgtgtgtgtgtaagaatcATATGTGTGGGTCAGTACTATGTGGTGGTGTGATTGAGAGACCGTATCGCCTgcgggaagaagctcctcctcagtctctctgtgttggtcttCAGGGAGCGGAATCGCTTCCCTGACCTCAACAGAGAGAACAGTCTGTTGTTGGGATGGCTGAGGTCCTTCACGATCTTCCTGGCCTTGGTCCAGCACCGCCTCCTGTAGATTGAGTGCAGGTCAGGGAGCTCGGAGCGGATGGTGCGCTAAACACAGATACCCAGAGATAATGTTTTTCTCGACATGATaccatataaaatataaaattaaaaatatctgATCAAATCATTTCATGCAGGAATCTTACAAAATGAATTTATAAGCAACAACAACCTCTCACCAGATTGGAAGATGGAAGAAATTACATTgaaggtaaaaagaaacagttctGTTGTCTCCTTCCTGGTGGTTTGGGAGTTGTTTTTGTCACGGACCCGGTTCCAGGGACTCagggttattattattattattattatggttgTTGTTTGAGGATTGTGTCTTCTGCACTGCTGCTGTCCTGTGTTTGTGTACTGTCAGGtgtgtatgggtgtgtgtgtgtgtgagggtgcgGTAGTGGCAGGCAccttcaggcctggtgggtgtggccctgccagCTGACCGGTCACACCCAGGAATCTCCACACACACCTGGTGCCGATGAAGTCTCGTCAGAGGAGCTTCAAAACAGTGTGGCTGAGAGCTCCTCGACGCTGGATCGTTGAGTGACTTCCCGTCAGTCTCAGTTTAATGTGCAAGGTTCGTGCAAGTCTGCCGTTGGGTTTTGTACTCACGGCTGCCTTTTGTATGCGTGTTTCCCCAGGAGGAATTGTGGCGACCAGGAGGCAGCACACGGACAGTCCACAGGGAACGGAGACGGAGCATAGAGCACGGGATAAGGGAGAAGACACGGAACGGGAGTTGGGATCGCACcggggatttattgttgtttggaTTTACACCACTataaataaacgcactgcctTCATCAtcaagtcctgcattttgggtccttattcccctcatccccacgGTCTGCTAGCCAGACCGTGACAGTTTTGGACTTCTGAAACTTACCAGTTATTAAAGTAGGTACAAGCTGCCAGTTATGCTCACTCTTAGACTGTTTATGAACTCAAGAAAAGCCTGCACAAAACCTCTCTTTAGGCTGGAGTGAGTTTGTCTTACTGTCACTAACTCTCACTAACTCACTGTCAGATTGAGTTTGAAAACAACTTTTTCCAAAATGATGGACATATGAGAGTTTAGAAGTTGGCCTGTAGTTAGAAATCACATTTGGatcaagatttttctttttattaattgGTTGCACAACAGTATGTTTGAAAGCAGCTAGTACACAATCTGATGACAAGGAAGCGTTTAATAAAAGTAGAATACTAGGTCCAATGACAAGAAGAGATTCCTTGAAAAGACAAGAAGGAAGAATACACTGAGCAGAATTAGGAGGTCCTAAGTGAGAGTTTACTTCCTTTAAGACAGAAAAAGTCACAGGCTCAAACTGCTGAACAACAGTAGAGCACTTACGTCTAACACTCCCTGTGAATGTTGAGACCTTAAAGCTGAGATTTCAAAAAGTTTTCACAAAGTGCAAAGGAAGCCTCCATAGCAACAGTGCCACAGGGGTTAATCACAGAgttgaaaatattaaaaagaactCGGCACCTTGTGTGCTAACCACATTATAACACACCCATAATGCAACTTATTGCACAATACTCTTGTATGTATGAGATCCCCAAGTTGCTTATTTTACACACGGTTCCATACAATCTGAATATaagagagaaaccatacaaagAACCAATAAgctccattattattattattattattattattattattattattattgttattattattgttgttattattattattattattattattattattattattattattatagaagCCTCTGTCTGTGGACATGGATCAGTTGACTCTTATTAAAAGTTGTGGACAAAGTCATTGAAACAGACCAATCAGCAGACACAGACTGATAACCGGCTGAAGGCTGTTTGTGGGTCTCATTTTGATTCTGAGTGAAGCTAAAACATTGATCTGACTGTGgaattaatttttaatgttGCTCAAAGTATTATTATAGCTCAGACAAATATAAGgtgtaaaaaatataaacactGTGACGTGATGACAGTATGAGGACTTTCATCTAGTACAGACCATCATACTGTCTCTCTCCAGGTACATATTATATAGATTTAGTGACAGCAGTAAAAGAAAGAGGTAATCGTAAAAGCGCTCCTACCTTGTGACTGAAAACCTTTCTGCAACACTTTCATGATATGAGGTAATAAGACACAGTTTCTTCAGCACCAACAGCCACTCTGATGCCACTCGGGAACATATCGGCCACTCTGCCTGCTGTGTAAAGTCAAACGGCTCCGGAGGTCCAAATTTAGCCATCTCTTCCTCAGCGTGAAGTTCTTAATTCTGACACCATGTATTGAACTGTAGCAGCAGTGTACGTGGCTGCATCAATGCTcagtaacaaacacacatggGGGGGGGTGAACATTTAGAGACTGCATCCTCCTCAGGCCGCAAATGGCAGAAAAATGCGTCTCTTTTTTCCCAGAAATTGAAGGATGGGTTGAGTGTATCCTTCGTGAATAAATGAATTCTTAATTTGTATAATTTAATGAAGTTTACCGAAGGCAAAGCCGCAGCTAAGGCTAAGACCCGCTCATCCCATGCAGGGCTCCAGTTccccaaggaaaaaaaaaaagcaagataAGTGTTGACAAGAAGCTATCAGCTCTCTAAGTTAACTCAGGGTTTTTCCAGAGCGTTCTTGTGAAAGTGTTGGCAGcatcaaactaatctaactgtCATCTACGAATCTAATTCACGGGTCATATCTGTTCTCCCACAGAAAATGATCCTTATTACTGCCAACTCTTCCAGAGATGTGAAAATCGACAATACAGAGATCATTAAAATCTACCAGTCAAACACAACACTGTTGTAAAAAGGAAGATAGAGACGGGCGCTTGAGTTTGTGCAAATCAAAGTGGAAtgaatgtgattggctgaacaGGTGttcttgctgtgtgttctgtgttaGCCATCaaagagactcagcagcagattagaatgaAACAGAACAGCATTTATATATTAGAATAAATCACCAAATGAATACTTTTGCCCATGTTCCTGTGGAAATGCAACGCACTGtttgctctccctctctctttctctcttcagtctaaGTTCAGTCTAACATGTGCGCTCCAGTGAGACATATTAGACTTCAGTAAAACTATGCAGTTACCTAATTATGTGTTAAGTGTTTAATCTCCACTCAGAGCTAAAACTCAGCGAAGTTTTAAAGCTGTGTGCTGGTGACGgtaaactgtgactatcaccaggtTACATGGGCgctacagaaacacagagacatgaaaCCAGGTGGAATTGTTAATAAAATGATTTCATTGTTGGCTGAAGATAATACTGATACTAACACATCCATATCtgccacacagagctctacatttACTGCTCATTTAGAACAAATGACTGTCTCAGCAAACGAGGACACAATCACACAGTCCACTGTCTTTGTTAGATGCGCGCCTGTTTCAGCAAAATTCACAAATTCCCTCCAACACAACGTCCGGCCCACTGTGCGGCTCCACCAATGAGATCCGAGGGCCTGCGCAGTGGTATTAGCATACAGCCTGTATAAAAAGCGCTGCTCTCAGTCACGGAGCTCATTCGTCGAGTATCGAGGAAAGAAAATGCCTGAACCCGCCAAGTCCGCGCCCAAGAAGGGCTCCAAGAAAGCCGTGACCAAGACCGCCGGCAAGGGCggcaagaagaagagaaagaccAGGAAGGAGAGCTACGCCATCTACGTGTACAAGGTGCTAAAGCAGGTCCACCCCGACACCGGCATCTCCTCCAAAGCCATGAGCATCATGAACTCGTTTGTCAACGACATCTTCGAGCGCATCGCTGCCGAGGCATCTCGCCTGGCCCACTACAACAAACGCTCCACCATCACCTCCAGGGAGATCCAGACCGCAGTGCGCCTGCTGCTCCCCGGTGAGCTGGCCAAGCACGCCGTGTCTGAGGGCACCAAGGCCGTCACCAAGTACACCAGCTCCAAATAAACTGGATCTCAGACGTTAACACAACGGCTCTTTTCAGAGCCACACACTAAACTAACGAGCATAATTCCTACAGTCAAACATCCTACTTACTGTGTCAGCTACTAGAATCGCGGATGTGCACCTTTGTCACTGGGTGATATTAATCCGCTGTACTGAACCCAGCCTACAGAAATGTGTTCCTGCTTTTTACATTGTGCAAAGACAAACTCAGTACAAACATACAATTAATGTGGCTTTGTATTTGACACTTGGTTTTAGGGCCAAGTATAattgtgtttgggttttttttttttttttttttactcctgaTGCAAAGTTCAGTTAGTCATtagattaaaatgtgtttgtgcagAAAACTAGTATCAACATCATGTTGCAGCTTTTTATTGCACAGTCGTGTCTGTATTCATTTTGTTGCAGTTTCTCCATACATACATTTATGTGGTCCTGTCTCTTATATGCAgctcttgctttgctgtgtactGTACTGCAGATAGTTGAAATGACAAACCCATCTGACTTGATGTGCACTTTAACACACAACTAGACTAACTAGGATACAAAGGGCTTGTTTATTGGACTATTAGAGGGCAAAAATTGGCTAATTAGATGCCAAAATGTATACAAAGAAAATATGAGTTGGtctcatcattttttttcttttttttgtattttttcctcACTTGTGGTGCCCCTGGATGGATGACACTGTAGGAATTTGCCTATACTGCCTATGCCACAGGCAGGCCCTGCTGTGTCCTTCACATCCAGCTTTCCTAGCAATGCCCAGAGGAATTTCCATCAAAGCTTTCTTCAATCTAATTTGGTGGCTCCGTGGCCACCTTTCTATCTGCCTTTATATAATGCAACTATTGTAGTAAGTGCTGTACAggaggcaggaatgatttcctgtggtGTTCAGAGGGGAATTTTGGTTCTGTCTCTCACTAAACCCACTCCTGTGACTGGTCAGCACGTGATGGAGTGGGTCAGAGCTATTGTGCAGCATTTTACTTATCATGCACAAAAAATTGTGGCCACATATTTTTCAGTAGGTGGGAGAATTACAGAATCCTCCAGAAAGAGCAGCAGAGATATACTGGGCATAATTAAAAATACTAGATTAAACTGAGGTCACTATCCAGGACATGAGATAAGCTTTATTAGTGCCAGAGCTGGGAAATGCACCGACATGGGCAGAGCAGGATAAAATAAATagcaaataataacaacaaaaatattatattacaataataatgatgaaatttccccttgtgggattaaaggtatatcaaatcaaatcaaataataaataaaatagatacAAGGATAAAATGTTCGACTAGTAGTGACAAAAAGAATGTTTAACAGTGAGATGGTGGATGTTTTTAGCAGGTATTGAGTATTACACATTGAGACACTTGGTGATcagtttgtgaatgtgtgtattcACGTGTTCATTGACTGCTGTTGTTTATTGTAGAGTCAGTAACTGTAGAAGGAAACAGAGTCAATGCAGACTAAGAGATCAGAGCCAAAGTGTGGAAGCGAGCTGCTGTAAGGTCACTAATGAAGCTTCTGATGTGCAACAATGTGAGTGAAACTGTGCTTTGGTTAGAAGTCAGCAGCTGTCACAGAAGTGTCGCTGCTCCGTGGGCCTCCAGCAGCATCGGTGTGTTTGCTGGGAGCTCGCGGCGTCACTTTGTCCCACAGCTGCGCTCACCAGATGCTGCTTTTAACTCGGAGTGCGTGAACAAACATGTGTATCAGCTGGAAAAGGCTTTTTACGGAGCTCTGCTGCGGCTCCATCGGTTTTAGCAGAGAAAAGAGTGCAAGAAGCCGCCGAGCAGCGCTGAGCTCCGCACCGAGTCGCTGAGCTTTGGGAGCTCCACGAACCGAGAACAGGGAGCACGAGGCCTGCACGAGGAGACACAAGCCCGCTGTGGACTGCTCCACTGTCGGCCTGCAGTGCTGCTCACACACTCACTTTGAGCTCTTTGATCCCAAGACACgaaacacaaaatgaagcaTTGCGGGGCACACGCGAGAGCGGCGCGCGCTGCCTTCACTCTCCACGGTTCTCATGGTGCGTTTAAGTGCAGCGTGGCGCTTCCGACTTGCCATCACTGTACCGTGAATCTCATTGAATCTCGCCCAGACTCGAAAGGGGAAAAATGTCCGAGGAAACTCCCGCACCTGCTCCCGCCCCGGCCAAGGCggccaagaagaagaagacga
It includes:
- the LOC109203641 gene encoding histone H2B 1/2, with product MPEPAKSAPKKGSKKAVTKTAGKGGKKKRKTRKESYAIYVYKVLKQVHPDTGISSKAMSIMNSFVNDIFERIAAEASRLAHYNKRSTITSREIQTAVRLLLPGELAKHAVSEGTKAVTKYTSSK